One genomic segment of Virgibacillus doumboii includes these proteins:
- the thiL gene encoding thiamine-phosphate kinase — MDEFSFINSIKQHTYKQPTIIKGVGDDAAVFRQTSQDIVTAVDTFVEDIHFSRKTMNPFHVGYRALAANISDLAAMGSTPAFYLVSIVIPESWSDNELNQIYKGMVALAGQHRMDLIGGDTVSGKELSISVTVIGYVNKNKARYRSTAQPGDVVFVTGTLGDSQAGFHMLNNPDNYMDEEYYYQRHRMPEPRVSFARELERLSTVTLNDISDGIANEANEICEASKVNLTIYENKLPTSTSFHQFSEELQYRWKLFGGEDFELAGTVSRHEWPNMKAVAEETKTPLSEVGYVTKAKNDEHHVFLIDRNQQMKRLEKQGYTHLKQVKK, encoded by the coding sequence ATGGATGAATTTTCATTTATTAATTCAATCAAACAACATACATATAAACAGCCAACCATTATAAAAGGTGTTGGTGATGATGCAGCAGTTTTCAGGCAAACATCACAGGATATCGTAACAGCAGTTGATACATTTGTTGAAGATATACATTTTTCAAGAAAGACAATGAATCCGTTTCATGTTGGTTACAGGGCGCTTGCAGCAAATATCAGTGACTTAGCCGCTATGGGTTCAACCCCGGCATTTTACCTGGTATCAATCGTTATTCCGGAATCCTGGTCTGATAATGAATTAAATCAAATATATAAAGGTATGGTAGCCTTGGCTGGACAGCACAGAATGGATTTAATCGGAGGAGACACTGTTTCAGGTAAGGAACTGTCCATCTCTGTTACTGTAATCGGTTATGTAAATAAAAATAAGGCACGTTACAGAAGCACGGCACAACCAGGAGACGTTGTGTTTGTTACCGGGACTTTAGGAGACTCACAGGCTGGATTTCACATGTTAAACAATCCTGACAATTATATGGATGAGGAATACTATTATCAAAGACATCGCATGCCCGAACCAAGAGTTTCATTTGCAAGAGAACTGGAAAGATTATCAACTGTAACACTGAATGATATCAGTGATGGTATTGCAAATGAAGCGAATGAAATCTGTGAAGCTTCGAAAGTAAATTTAACTATTTACGAAAATAAACTGCCAACAAGTACTTCTTTTCACCAATTCTCTGAAGAACTTCAGTATAGGTGGAAGCTGTTCGGTGGGGAAGACTTTGAACTAGCAGGAACAGTTTCTAGGCATGAATGGCCAAACATGAAAGCTGTTGCTGAAGAAACAAAAACACCACTGTCAGAAGTCGGGTATGTTACGAAAGCTAAGAATGACGAACATCATGTATTTTTAATTGATCGTAACCAGCAAATGAAACGGCTGGAGAAACAGGGTTATACAC